From a region of the Arachis ipaensis cultivar K30076 chromosome B09, Araip1.1, whole genome shotgun sequence genome:
- the LOC107616733 gene encoding linoleate 9S-lipoxygenase-like, whose amino-acid sequence MNNNEMEGLKRVSSMRRCSNVVKTKIVNNLNPICHAGQQLTLKGKFFITLTQDQRKSIPGKFISVQIYSGTEVDPITGKGKLSEKAVLKHDGTKKHDNGDAKTMIYKIRINVYSHFGTPRAFLIQNRYKKRFFLQSASIETCNNHIIHFDCNSWVYPIKKTKSDRLFFSNACYIPSETPRALMELRKEELERLRGERDVNSSESEERKEWGRIYEYDCYNDLSDPEKGAEYLRPILGASWLYPYPRRLRTARKPSASGPANESRPRNFEIYVPSDERFSPNKMKELKSNSIHALAHFLSPKAAEPLLHQQCSKSFESFEDILDLFSASRNQRIEGWVRDNLNKMLPIQNLEEIIRLIKNKPLELPIPEILSENAWVWKDDIEFGRQMLAGTHPIKIQCLKTFPTQSSINPSFIEQRLEGWTLPQALKHGRLFMLDHHEYLYPFLNRINLNGVCAYASRTFLFLRSDGMLKPMAIELSLPGSSLSKGICRVFFPAKQGIEAALWQLAKAHVQANDTVYHQLISHWLHTHAVVEPFIIATKRRLSVMHPIHRLLNPHFKDTMHINALARIILINSGGVLERTLSSGEISMQLSSELYKEWXXXXXXXXXXQICRGMAIKDENSQSGVQLLLQDYPYATDGLEIWVAIKKWVKDFCSFYYKDDESIRSDVELQSWWSEIRTIGHGDKHNETWWYQIDTTSSLVESLTILIWVASAQHAAINFGQYAYNGYPPNRPTLCKKFVPMEGTIQFGEFLKDPDKYFLKMLPNRFEMSLVVALFDVLSRHTSDEVYLGCQLSPGWIDSESIQNRFAEFKEELKEIQARILERNRDPKLKNRRGPAKIDYTLLYPDTSSSWSRTGLTCRGIPNSISI is encoded by the exons ATGAATAATAATGAAATGGAAGGCCTAAAAAGGGTTTCTAGCATGAGGAGGTGCTCCAATGTTGTTAAAACCAAAATTGTCAACAACTTGAATCCAATTTGCCATGCTGGTCAACAATTGACACTCAAGGGCAAGTTCTTCATTACTCTCACTCAGGATCAAAGAAAATCAATACCTGGAAAATTTATTTCTGTTCAGATTTACAGTGGCACAGAAGTAGATCCAA TAACAGGGAAAGGGAAGCTAAGTGAGAAGGCAGTTCTCAAACATGATGGGACAAAAAAACATGACAATGGGGATGCAAAAACCATGATATATAAAATTAGAATAAATGTTTATTCACATTTTGGAACACCAAGAGCTTTTTTGATACAGAACCGATACAAGAAGAGATTCTTCCTTCAATCTGCATCAATTGAAACTTGTAACAATCATATCATTCACTTTGATTGCAATTCTTGGGTGTATCCAATCAAGAAGACCAAATCCGATAGACTCTTCTTCTCAAATGCT TGCTATATTCCAAGCGAAACGCCAAGGGCACTAATGGAATTAAGAAAGGAAGAGCTTGAAAGATTGAGGGGTGAGAGAGATGTAAATAGTAGTGAAAGTGAAGAAAGGAAGGAATGGGGAAGAATATATGAATATGATTGCTATAATGACCTTAGTGACCCTGAGAAAGGTGCTGAATATCTTAGACCTATATTGGGTGCTTCTTGGTTATATCCATATCCTCGTAGACTAAGAACAGCTCGCAAGCCTAGTGCCTCAG GTCCAGCAAATGAGAGCCGGCCAAGGAATTTTGAGATATATGTTCCTTCAGATGAGAGATTTAGTCCAAATAAAATGAAGGAACTGAAATCAAATTCTATACATGCTCTTGCACATTTCTTGTCACCCAAGGCAGCAGAACCATTACTTCATCAACAATGTTCCAAAAGCTTTGAATCATTTGAAGATATTCTTGACTTGTTCTCTGCCTCTAGGAACCAAAGAATTGAAGGGTGGGTCAGAGATAACTTAAATAAAATGTTACCAATTCAGAACTTAGAGGAAATTATTCGTCTAATCAAGAATAAACCATTAGAACTTCCTATACCTGAAATACTATCTG AAAATGCATGGGTTTGGAAAGATGACATTGAGTTTGGAAGACAAATGCTGGCTGGAACCCACCCAATCAAAATCCAATGTTTGAAG ACATTCCCAACTCAGAGTTCAATAAATCCATCATTCATAGAACAGAGGCTTGAAGGATGGACACTTCCTCAG GCACTGAAGCATGGAAGATTATTCATGCTTGATCACCATGAGTACCTGTATCCATTTCTGAACAGAATAAACTTAAATGGGGTATGTGCCTATGCATCAAGGACATTCCTATTCTTAAGGAGTGATGGCATGCTTAAGCCTATGGCTATAGAACTTAGCTTGCCAGGCTCATCTCTAAGCAAGGGAATCTGCAGAGTGTTTTTCCCAGCCAAACAGGGAATAGAAGCAGCTCTTTGGCAGCTTGCTAAGGCTCATGTTCAAGCTAACGACACAGTTTATCATCAACTTATTAGCCATTG GTTACACACCCATGCAGTTGTTGAACCATTTATCATTGCCACCAAAAGAAGGCTAAGTGTGATGCACCCAATTCATAGGTTATTGAATCCTCATTTCAAAGACACAATGCATATAAATGCCTTAGCAAGAATTATCCTTATAAATTCAGGAGGAGTTCTTGAGAGAACACTATCATCTGGTGAAATCTCCATGCAATTATCTTCTGAGCTCTATAAAGAGTGGNNNNNNNNNNNNNNNNNNNNNNNNNNNNNNCAAA TTTGCAGGGGAATggccataaaagatgaaaacagcCAAAGTGGGGTTCAACTTCTCTTGCAAGATTATCCCTATGCAACAGATGGGCTTGAAATTTGGGTAGCCATAAAGAAATGGGTGAAGGATTTCTGTTCATTCTATTACAAAGATGATGAGTCAATTAGGTCAGATGTTGAACTTCAATCTTGGTGGTCAGAGATCCGAACCATTGGACATGGTGACAAGCACAATGAGACATGGTGGTACCAAATTGACACAACCTCAAGTCTCGTTGAGTCACTAACAATCCTAATTTGGGTAGCTTCTGCCCAGCATGCCGCTATAAACTTTGGACAATATGCATACAATGGCTACCCTCCAAATAGGCCTACATTGTGTAAGAAATTTGTCCCAATGGAAG GTACAATCCAGTTTGGTGAGTTTTTGAAGGACCCAGACAAATACTTCCTAAAGATGTTGCCAAATAGGTTTGAGATGAGCCTTGTTGTAGCATTGTTTGATGTGCTCTCAAGGCACACCTCTGATGAGGTCTACTTGGGGTGCCAGCTGTCACCTGGTTGGATAGACAGTGAATCTATTCAAAATAGGTTTGCAGAGTTTAAGGAAGAATTGAAAGAGATTCAGGCAAGGATCTTGGAAAGAAATAGAGATCCTAAGCTTAAGAACAGGCGTGGACCAGCAAAGATTGATTACACTCTGTTATATCCTGACACCTCTAGTTCTTGGTCTAGAACAGGACTCACTTGCAGAGGGATTCCTAATAGCATTTCAATTTAA